Proteins co-encoded in one Hymenobacter swuensis DY53 genomic window:
- a CDS encoding tail fiber domain-containing protein: MKTRYSLLAICCVVTTTALAQTTPGGVRIGTAGTPDSKAILDIDAQGKGLLIPRMDSITRVGISSPPTGLMVFQTNGRTGFWYATGGIWVFIPDKARSGDNLGNHTATRTLDLNDERLTASATAPLGDSTAQVQIQSTVPSKSVAFITRSYYGRNYTRTMLSGYGTGPYGQDIDYAVWGNAYRSDGWAGIFTAGRPGQPLRWVGLAGHPGYVNANAAIRIVDGTQAAGRVLTSDAVGNGRWMAVTAAGGNFNLGPYKLTADGGEVEIGDANTPTLLLHSNTNDLVTGATLRFRENDLNYGWNLRHNTGGAEAGQATDRLILERLNGAGAVSVMSWNQATGNVGINTLNAGYTLDVAGTIRGNNVSASDVRFKQHIRPLTGALAAVLALRGVRYQWNALGVQHGGTAGAEQIGVLAQEIEQRYPELVSTDAQGYKAVNYAQLTPVLLEALKELHAQLATQTQRADQAQAAQQADHAALQTLQQQVARLQAAVTPTAQLNR, from the coding sequence ATGAAAACACGCTACTCACTGCTTGCCATCTGCTGCGTAGTCACCACTACCGCCCTGGCCCAAACCACCCCCGGCGGCGTCCGCATCGGTACGGCCGGCACGCCCGACAGCAAAGCCATCCTCGATATTGATGCCCAGGGCAAAGGCCTGCTCATCCCGCGCATGGACTCCATCACCCGCGTTGGCATCAGCTCCCCGCCCACTGGCCTCATGGTTTTCCAGACCAACGGCCGCACCGGCTTCTGGTACGCCACCGGCGGCATCTGGGTCTTTATTCCCGACAAAGCCCGCTCCGGCGACAACCTCGGCAACCACACGGCCACCCGCACGCTCGATCTGAACGACGAGCGGCTAACGGCCTCCGCCACCGCTCCCCTCGGCGACTCCACGGCCCAGGTCCAGATCCAGTCAACCGTGCCCAGCAAGAGCGTGGCCTTCATCACGCGCAGCTACTACGGCCGCAACTACACCCGCACCATGCTCTCGGGCTACGGCACCGGCCCCTACGGCCAGGATATCGACTACGCCGTGTGGGGCAACGCCTACCGCTCCGACGGCTGGGCCGGCATCTTCACGGCCGGCCGCCCCGGCCAGCCCCTGCGCTGGGTGGGCCTGGCCGGCCACCCCGGCTACGTGAATGCCAACGCCGCCATCCGCATCGTCGATGGCACCCAGGCGGCCGGCCGCGTGCTCACCTCCGACGCGGTGGGCAACGGCAGGTGGATGGCCGTCACCGCCGCCGGGGGCAATTTCAACCTGGGCCCCTACAAGCTCACCGCTGATGGCGGAGAAGTGGAAATAGGCGACGCGAACACGCCCACCCTGCTGCTGCACTCCAACACCAACGACCTCGTGACCGGGGCGACCCTGCGCTTTCGCGAAAACGACCTCAACTACGGCTGGAACCTGCGCCACAACACCGGCGGCGCCGAAGCCGGCCAAGCCACCGACCGCCTGATTCTGGAGCGGCTGAACGGGGCGGGAGCCGTGAGTGTGATGAGCTGGAACCAGGCCACCGGCAACGTGGGCATCAACACCCTCAACGCGGGCTACACCCTCGACGTGGCCGGTACCATCCGCGGCAATAACGTATCGGCCTCCGATGTGCGCTTCAAGCAGCACATCCGCCCGCTCACCGGCGCCTTAGCCGCCGTGCTGGCCCTGCGCGGGGTGCGCTACCAGTGGAACGCGCTGGGCGTGCAGCACGGCGGCACGGCCGGAGCCGAGCAGATAGGCGTACTGGCCCAGGAAATCGAGCAGCGCTACCCCGAGCTGGTCAGCACCGATGCCCAGGGCTACAAGGCTGTGAATTACGCCCAGCTCACGCCCGTGCTGCTGGAGGCCCTCAAAGAGCTGCACGCTCAGCTCGCCACCCAGACCCAGCGCGCCGACCAGGCCCAGGCCGCCCAGCAAGCCGACCACGCCGCACTGCAAACGCTACAGCAACAAGTAGCCCGGTTGCAGGCCGCCGTAACGCCCACCGCTCAACTCAACCGCTAA